Proteins from one Nymphalis io chromosome 23, ilAglIoxx1.1, whole genome shotgun sequence genomic window:
- the LOC126777612 gene encoding trichohyalin isoform X2, translated as MHSIKTFWSPELKKERALRKEESAKYSLINDQLKLLNQENQKQAMLVRQLEEELRLRMRQPAPELQQQLEALYAENEHLQREIAILRDTIKELELRIETQKQTLQARDESIKKLLEMLQNKGMEEERQMFQQMQAMAQKQLDEFRLEIQRRDQEILAMAAKMKALEEQHQDYQRHIAVLKESLCAKEEHYSMLQTDVEELKARLDEKSRMVEKKTAAALAAAHELAEFRDHSEIKDRKINVLQRKIENLEDLLKEKDNQVDMARARLNAMQAHHCSSEGALSSLEEVIGDKEKQIQQLREQRDRAEHEKNEERELHEREIADYKMKLHALESEVEKLGARLERAQAEKDRLEAKLESSQSELGKSKAELDKAASEVGRSGADWEAAKQRLARLELENERLKHELERSQTTFGRSTLTTSQELDRVQEKADKVSAELRRTQAELRVTQADAERARSEASALQDKLEKSQGEVYRLKAKLENAQTEQDSLKEEYDRVQSSVSRLHSERDKATAELDKAREELERTQATLGKAQLQQDKLQASLDSAHSEIDKLQEKLDKSAVEVRKLQVDREKSAYDFESLQSQLDKALGQAARLQKERDTAQLDADRFRDKHEKAQALVSRVQKERDAALAEGASCRERAEAAAAAANRAARDRDSAATELDVLRERWEKAHQQHQKLTMERDDALTELEILKEKLDKALYSTQKTIEEKEIAHKEYEKMLEKYDRSQNEIYRLQNKIDILEADKDRLELELEKNVHLSTKSREDARKMQDELARLQEMYDRASLQLGRTKEQEEKAKEDMDRLSVDIEMVRERYEKGQIELRRLQAEKEKLIADSERLQFEYDRAMTQCGKAQASNEKTQEEMARVQLELEKMYDKHDKASSELRRVQAELDKVKNDASGAREEAERYAARYGKYHDTKEEHERTKLEMERLRTRLEKTNLELERARKAEEEVTRLRSELERVEGLRGKYQFEQDKWSTEINRLQSELDKTRERYETSQTEIQRLQSEKEQAETKFHELNIQLELSKSEVAKLSTAMEKQRTDLERAHIECEKFRDRCEKLKLRSEQLDKDNERLKGELQQIERMKLQAVAGDKARTEDRLEIERLRDKLEKAIQARDATEMEAGRLAKELEKSQMHLAKYQETNETTRVEYDRMTNELGRMHERLERTILEMRQIEQERDALRVEIQNTRRNVEQQQRTLDHRTQETLVKLQQELAQSVRDREKMASILEQRDKQADAIEKQIVKLEADTKQLTIERDQLVAQLEKSQDMLVNFQRELNSSETELQKQREEVRRLKEEQRKIAQDSERGAKSVIENRDREIAKLQQQVQSVSKEKDAFRQRAERAEKDAQRVGEIEKWKAVVEQEKTKAIAAEKALSECQQRLQSLEKQFQAQHHQLQQLQARGPSDVREVQKQLEAAQAESRSLAVERERCQSQLEMLVQELEKSQLDLREANKKLQAAGNQNAKAGEDTAQARKQLQEEFKKLEDARKQFEENRRMVENKRKDVEEKEKSLTELDRQLKKRKEQMDQMEASLRKAGGSAAAVTDMNRKLGETQKEADQLKQQLKTSEEESKRLAAETERLLQLVQMSQEEQAQKEKQIMDLQQSVRNLQAKLKSQQQAQAQREEEITRARQSEIAAISDLTNTLKERDKLKTKLEECRMRVIDLEIELNESSLILSEILKISDSQELNSIKKSKSFFELQKSGKVVDRLDKGTLSRSYNDLMNINRDDNIQTNIYKLTRKIANLTKEIEVKNAKIIEQQRCISILEDALRENNNITEFEQLLAVVRSKDERINELEQILNKRPGAMCTVYNDKRILELEDALKESFLIAAEREKVFYEEEQKRIETLQKMKKMEQRVLSLQNASIMNCETCSTVLRRLKRLEETYQRCRAKRQAILRHLSYVIQDLLEGAISEKDSQIAELEVKGVLHENETKACDVLKDEKEKLLNRLKIENERIVEFERESSEPEQDEGTQPVLTLADDLIAACEDNVIVWGEDIPATIL; from the exons aaaCAAGCAATGCTTGTAAGGCAATTAGAAGAAGAACTCCGCCTTCGTATGCGCCAGCCCGCTCCTGAACTACAACAACAATTAGAGGCGCTTTACGCTGAAAACGAACACCTTCAGAGAGAGATAGCAATATTAAGAGATACTATTAAG GAATTGGAATTGCGGATTGAGACTCAGAAGCAAACATTACAAGCGCGAGATGAAAGTATCAAGAAATTATTGGAAATGTTGCAAAACAAAGGAATGG AAGAGGAAAGACAAATGTTCCAGCAAATGCAAGCAATGGCACAAAAGCAG TTGGATGAGTTTCGTCTGGAGATACAAAGGCGGGACCAGGAGATCCTGGCCATGGCGGCAAAGATGAAAGCATTGGAGGAGCAGCATCAAGACTACCAGCGTCATATAGCCGTCCTTAAAGAATCGCTTTGCGCTAAAGAAGAGCATTACAGCATGTTGCAAACTGAC GTGGAAGAACTTAAAGCTCGTTTAGACGAAAAGAGTAGAATGGTAGAGAAGAAAACAGCAGCAGCCCTTGCAGCTGCTCATGAACTCGCAGAATTTAGAGATCACTCTGAGATCAAAGATAGAAAGATAAACGTGCTGCAACGAAAG ATTGAGAATCTTGAAGATCTTCTGAAAGAAAAAGATAATCAAGTAGACATGGCCAGAGCTAGACTCAATGCCATGCAAGCCCACCATTGCTCCTCCGAAGGCGCCCTTTCCTCCCTTGAAGAAGTCATTGGCGATAAAGAAAAGCAAATTCAACAACTTAGAGAACAGAGAGATAGAGCCGAACACGAGAAAAATGAAGAGAGAGAACTACATGAAAGAGAAATAGCTGATTACAAAATGAAACTTCACGCTCTCGAAAGTGAAGTGGAAAAACTAGGAGCTCGATTGGAAAGAGCTCAAGCAGAAAAAGACAGGCTTGAAGCTAAATTAGAAAGCTCTCAATCTGAGCTCGGAAAGTCAAAGGCTGAGTTAGACAAAGCTGCAAGTGAAGTTGGTCGATCTGGCGCTGATTGGGAAGCAGCGAAACAGCGCTTAGCTAGACTCGAACTTGAGAATGAACGCTTGAAGCATGAGTTAGAGCGATCCCAAACAACTTTCGGTAGAAGTACATTGACAACATCTCAGGAATTAGATCGAGTCCAAGAGAAAGCAGATAAAGTGTCGGCAGAATTGAGAAGGACTCAAGCAGAGCTAAGAGTCACACAAGCAGATGCAGAAAGAGCTAGATCCGAAGCTAGTGCGCTTCAAGATAAACTTGAAAAGTCACAGGGTGAAGTCTACCGCCTTAAAGCGAAACTTGAAAATGCACAAACCGAACAAGACAGTCTGAAGGAAGAATATGATCG TGTCCAATCATCTGTCAGTCGTCTCCATTCCGAACGTGACAAGGCAACAGCAGAACTAGACAAGGCAAGAGAAGAACTAGAAAGAACTCAAGCTACTCTCGGCAAAGCGCAATTACAACAAGACAAGCTACAGGCGTCTCTTGATTCCGCACACTCAGAGATTGATAAACTTCAAGAAAAGTTGGACAAATCTGCTGTTGAAGTGAGAAAG TTGCAAGTGGATCGCGAAAAATCAGCATACGACTTCGAGTCCCTTCAGTCTCAACTCGACAAAGCCCTTGGTCAAGCCGCTAGACTGCAAAAAGAGAGAGACACTGCTCAACTAGATGCTGATCGGTTTAGAGACAAGCATGAGAAAGCACAG GCTCTCGTAAGTCGTGTTCAGAAAGAAAGAGATGCAGCACTAGCTGAAGGTGCAAGTTGCCGCGAGCGTGCCGAGGCTGCGGCTGCAGCAGCTAATAGAGCAGCTAGAGATAGGGACAGTGCTGCAACTGAATTAGATGTACTCAGAGAAAGATGGGAAAAGGCACATCAACAACACCAGAAATTAACG ATGGAAAGAGACGATGCCCTGACAGAATTAGAAATACTGAAGGAGAAACTTGATAAGGCCCTATACTCTACACAAAAGACCATTGAAGAGAAAGAAATTGCGCACAAAGAATACGAAAAAATGCTTGAAAAGTATGATAG atcCCAGAATGAAATCTACCGTCTTCAAAACAAGATAGACATCCTTGAAGCCGACAAAGATCGCCTTGAGTTGGAATTGGAGAAAAATGTTCATTTATCAACCAAATCTAGGGAGGACGCAAGGAAGATGCAAGACGAACTTGCTAGATTACAGGAAATGTATGACAGGGCTTCATTACAACTTGGAAGAACTAAAGAACAAGAAGAGAAAGCTAAAGAAGATATGGACAGACTAAGTGTTGATATTGAAATGGTACGAGAACGTTACGAAAAGGGCCAAATAGAGCTACGAAGATTACAAGCTGAAAAAGAAAAACTGATAGCTGATAGCGAACGTTTGCAATTCGAATATGACCGAGCAATGACTCAGTGTGGCAAAGCTCAAGCGTCGAATGAAAAAACTCAAGAGGAAATGGCAAGAGTACAATTAGAGCTTGAAAAAATGTACGACAAACATGACAAAGCATCTTCAGAATTAAGAAGAGTTCAGGCAGAATTAGATAAAGTTAAAAACGATGCAAGTGGAGCAAGGGAGGAAGCCGAAAGATATGCAGCACGATATGGAAAATATCATGATACTAAAGAAGAACATGAAAGAACTAAGCTGGAGATGGAACGTCTACGCACACGACTAGAGAAGACAAATCTAGAATTGGAGCGAGCGCGGAAGGCTGAGGAAGAAGTAACCCGTCTACGCTCGGAGCTCGAACGCGTCGAAGGCCTCCGAGGTAAATACCAATTCGAACAGGATAAATGGAGTACAGAAATAAATAGACTTCAGTCTGAGCTTGACAAAACACGTGAACGCTACGAGACGTCACAGACTGAAATTCAACGACTGCAAAGTGAAAAGGAACAAGCTGAAACTAAATTCCATGAGTTAAATATACAGCTTGAACTTTCTAAAAGTGAGGTAGCTAAGTTAAGTACAGCGATGGAAAAACAACGTACTGACCTTGAACGGGCTCATATTGAGTGTGAGAAATTTAGAGATCGGTGTGAGAAATTAAAATTGCGTTCAGAACAGTTGGATAAAGATAATGAAAGACTCAAAGGTGAGTTGCAACAGATCGAAAGGATGAAATTACAAGCTGTCGCTGGCGACAAAGCAAGAACTGAAGACCGGCTAGAAATCGAACGTCTTCGTGACAAGTTGGAAAAGGCTATTCAAGCTAGAGATGCTACAGAAATGGAAGCAGGTCGCTTAGCTAAGGAACTTGAAAAATCACAGATGCATTTAGCTAAATATCAAGAGACCAATGAAACAACTCGCGTAGAATATGACAGAATGACTAATGAGTTAGGTAGAATGCACGAGCGTTTGGAGCGCACAATTCTTGAAATGCGTCAAATCGAACAAGAAAGAGATGCACTTAGAGTTGAGATACAAAATACTAGACGTAATGTTGAACAGCAACAGAGAACTCTAGATCATAGAACGCAAGAAACTTTAGTGAAATTGCAACAAGAATTAGCGCAATCGGTAAGAGACCGAGAAAAAATGGCATCCATTTTAGAACAAAGGGATAAACAAGCAGATGCAATTGAAAAACAAATAGTTAAACTAGAGGCAGACACAAAGCAATTGACTATCGAACGTGATCAGTTAGTAGCACAGTTAGAGAAATCTCAGGACATGTTAGTAAATTTCCAGAGAGAGCTAAATTCATCGGAAACAGAGCTTCAGAAGCAGCGTGAAGAAGTACGAAGATTAAAAGAGGAACAAAGAAAAATAGCGCAAGACTCAGAACGAGGCGCAAAATCTGTCATTGAAAACAGAGATAGAGAGATTGCGAAGCTTCAACAACAAGTTCAGTCTGTTTCCAAAGAAAAAGACGCTTTCAGGCAAAGAGCAGAAAGAGCAGAAAAAGATGCACAGAGAGTTGGTGAAATTGAGAAATGGAAGGCTGTTGTCGAACAAGAAAAAACTAAAGCCATTGCAGCAGAAAAAGCGTTGTCAGAATGTCAACAGCGCTTACAATCTTTGGAGAAACAATTCCAGGCGCAACATCATCAATTGCAGCAGCTTCAAGCTCGAGGACCGTCCGACGTGCGTGAAGTTCAAAAGCAACTTGAAGCAGCTCAAGCAGAGTCGCGGTCCCTTGCCGTGGAGAGGGAGCGTTGCCAGTCGCAGCTCGAGATGCTCGTTCAGGAATTGGAAAAGAGCCAG CTCGATCTCCGAGAAGCGAACAAGAAACTCCAAGCAGCTGGCAATCAGAACGCCAAAGCTGGGGAAGATACCGCTCAAGCTAGAAAACAACTGCAAGAAGAATTTAAGAAGTTAGAAGACGCGAGAAAACAATTTGAAGAGAATAGAAGAATGGTTGAAAATAAACGAAAAGACGTGGAGGAGAAGGAGAAATCACTGACGGAATTAGATCGACAGTTAAAGAAACGGAAAGAGCAAATGGACCAAATGGAAGCATCTTTGAGGAAG GCTGGCGGCAGCGCGGCAGCAGTTACAGATATGAATCGCAAACTAGGTGAGACACAGAAGGAAGCTGATCAACTGAAGCAGCAGCTGAAGACCAGCGAGGAAGAGTCGAAGCGACTTGCAGCGGAGACGGAGCGGCTGCTGCAGCTGGTGCAGATGTCGCAGGAGGAACAGGCTCAGAAGGAGAAGCAGATAATGGATTTGCAACA ATCTGTGCGAAACCTTCAAGCCAAACTGAAAAGTCAGCAACAAGCACAAGCACAAAGAGAAGAg GAAATAACGCGAGCGAGACAGAGCGAAATCGCAGCTATCAGTGACTTAACAAACACATTGAAAGAAAGAGATAAGCTTAAAACTAAGCTGGAAGAATGTAGGATGAGAGTTATAGATTTAGAAATAGAACTTAATGAATCTTCGCTTATACTATccgaaatacttaaaatatcagACAGCCAAGAGCTTAATAGCATAAAGAAAAGCAAAAGTTTTTTCGAATTACAAAAAAGCGGTAAGGTAGTGGATAGGCTAGACAAGGGTACGCTAAGCAGGAGCTACAACGACTTGATGAATATAAATAGAGACGATAATATTcaaacgaatatatataaactgacgAGAAAGATAGCCAACCTGACGAAAGAAATCGAAGTAAAAAATGCGAAAATTATTGAACAACAAAGATGTATATCAATTTTAGAAGATGCATtgagagaaaataataatataacggaATTCGAACAACTATTGGCCGTAGTCAGAAGCAAAGACGAGAGAATAAATGAGTTAGAACAGATACTAAACAAACGACCAGGTGCAATGTGTACCGTGTATAACGACAAACGGATATTGGAATTAGAAGACGCTCTTAAAGAATCATTTTTGATAGCAGCGGAGAGAGAAAAGGTTTTCTATGAAGAAGAACAGAAGAGAATCGAAACATTGCAGAAG ATGAAGAAGATGGAGCAACGAGTCCTATCGTTACAGAATGCTTCGATAATGAATTGTGAAACGTGTTCGACGGTGCTGAGGAGGCTGAAGCGACTTGAAGAAACTTATCAACGTTGCCGAGCGAAGAGGCAAGCAATATTGCGGCATTTATCCTATGTTAT acAAGACTTATTGGAGGGAGCAATCAGTGAAAAGGACTCTCAAATAGCCGAGCTTGAAGTGAAAGGTGTCCTTCATGAAAATGAGACAAAAGCATGCGATGTACTTAAGGACGAAAAAGAAAAACTGCTCAATAGACTTAAGATTgag AATGAACGAATAGTGGAGTTTGAAAGAGAATCGAGCGAGCCAGAACAAGATGAAGGTACTCAACCAGTGTTGACGCTCGCTGACGACCTCATAGCCGCCTGCGAAGATAATGTAATAGTTTGG GGAGAGGACATACCAGCAACTATACTGTGA